The Triticum aestivum cultivar Chinese Spring chromosome 3A, IWGSC CS RefSeq v2.1, whole genome shotgun sequence genome includes a region encoding these proteins:
- the LOC123057570 gene encoding eukaryotic translation initiation factor 3 subunit A-like isoform X2: MEAENLYLQEQLREVELSRQQHAADLQEKNRLSRLLEHKNAFLERVVQRREAEFNSQKKERAERINQLISRKRAKETLLKLMYYLFPEEERIQMFHVVDARKREEEERRKREDAEMRLKLDTLKAKLDALKAS, translated from the exons ATGGAAGCAGAGAACCTTTATTTGCAAGAGCAGCTT AGAGAGGTTGAGCTCAGCAGGCAACAGCACGCTGCTGATTTGCAGGAGAAAAATAGGCTTTCCCGATTGTTGGAGCATAAG AATGCTTTCCTGGAAAGAGTTGTCCAACGTCGAGAAGCTGAGTTTAATAGCCAAAAGAAAGAGAGGGCAGAAAGGATTAATCAGTTGATTTCAAGAAAGCGTGCAAAGGAGACTCTGCTGAAATTGATGTATTATCTGTTTCCGGAGGAAGAGCGGATCCAAATGTTCCACGTAGTAGACGCTAGAAAACGTGAAG AGGAAGAGAGGCGGAAGAGGGAAGATGCGGAGATGAGACTAAAGCTCGACACACTTAAAGCTAAGCTCGACGCACTTAAAGCTAGCTAA
- the LOC123057570 gene encoding eukaryotic translation initiation factor 3 subunit A-like isoform X1, with product MQMLIVAHIHYVFLILWQREVELSRQQHAADLQEKNRLSRLLEHKNAFLERVVQRREAEFNSQKKERAERINQLISRKRAKETLLKLMYYLFPEEERIQMFHVVDARKREEEERRKREDAEMRLKLDTLKAKLDALKAS from the exons ATGCAGATGCTCATTGTTGCTCACATTCATTACGTGTTCCTAATACTTTGGCAGAGAGAGGTTGAGCTCAGCAGGCAACAGCACGCTGCTGATTTGCAGGAGAAAAATAGGCTTTCCCGATTGTTGGAGCATAAG AATGCTTTCCTGGAAAGAGTTGTCCAACGTCGAGAAGCTGAGTTTAATAGCCAAAAGAAAGAGAGGGCAGAAAGGATTAATCAGTTGATTTCAAGAAAGCGTGCAAAGGAGACTCTGCTGAAATTGATGTATTATCTGTTTCCGGAGGAAGAGCGGATCCAAATGTTCCACGTAGTAGACGCTAGAAAACGTGAAG AGGAAGAGAGGCGGAAGAGGGAAGATGCGGAGATGAGACTAAAGCTCGACACACTTAAAGCTAAGCTCGACGCACTTAAAGCTAGCTAA